GTTCGATCCGAACTGCCAACTACCCAGGCTTTCTTAATCGGTAAACCTCAAGCCGGAAAAAGCTCAATCATTCGCGGTTTAACAGGAGTTTCTGCCGAAATTGTCGGACAGGGTTTTCGCCCTCACACTCAAAATACCCAACGCTATAATTACCCTTGTGACGATCTACCTCTATTAGTGTTTACCGACACGGTAGGTTTAGGAGATATTCAAAATAATACTAAAAATATTATCAAAGAACTTACCGCGGAGTTAGAGCAACCGAGTAGTGGTGGTAGAGTATTGATTCTTACGGTCAAAATTAACGACTTTGCCACCGATAGCTTAAGAGAAATAGCCCAAGGTTTGAGAAAAAAATATCCTCAGATTCCCTGTATTTTGGTAGTTACCTGTCTACACGAATTATATCCTCTTGAGCTGACTGAGCATCCAGAAGATCCTCTGAGCAATGAGGAGATTAAGCGCGTTTTCCAAGGAATAGCTCAAGACTTTAGCAATCTCTACGATCGCTCTGTACTAATCGATTTTACCCTAGAAGAAGACGGATATAACCCTGTTTTTTACGGTCTAGACACACTAAGAGATACTTTAGCCGAATTACTTCCAGAAGCAGAAGCCCGCGCCATTCATCGCTTACTCGATCCAGAATCCACTAGCCAAATTGGAAATATTTATAGGGATGTAGCGCGACGTTATATTTTAGCTTTTTCCCTAATGGCTGCTACTATAGCTGTAGTACCTATACCCTTTGCTACTATGCCCGTACTGACGACTCTTCAGGTATCCTTGGTAGGATTAATCGGCAAATTGTACGGACAGACTCTAACTCCAGCGCAAGCCGGGGGGATTGTCAGCGCGATCGCTGGTGGTTTTTTAGCGCAAGCTATAGGTAGGGAGTTAATTAAGTTTATACCAGGCTTTGGAAGCGTGATTTCAGCTTCTTGGGCAGCCGCTTATACGTGGGCTTTAGGGGAGGGAGTTTGTGTCTATTTTGGGGATTTAATGGGGGGAAAAAAACCTGATCCCAAACAAATTCAACTAGTGATGAAGGAAGCCTTCGCCTCAGCTAAAGAAAAGTTCAAACAGTCGGGGAATATAAGATGAAGCAATTAAAATTATGGCAATGGCTAATTCTAGGAACGCCCTTTTTTTTGATTGTCGGTTTTATTTTAATCGCCGCAGGGTTTGCGATCGCTCAATGGGGGATTAATTGGATTTGGGCTGTATTTGTGGTGATTTTGGTAATTTGGCGTTGGCTTCTAGTTAAATGGACTCGTGTGGGGGTAGCAGAATTAGAAGCGATCGTCGCACAGATAAACGCCGATATGACTTCTGGGCAAATCCAGAGCGAAAGTTTACCGAGTGGG
The sequence above is drawn from the Gloeocapsa sp. PCC 73106 genome and encodes:
- a CDS encoding YcjF family protein, producing MDHQSWLKKLVGVTSWFNVSEAEIAEILEKVRSELPTTQAFLIGKPQAGKSSIIRGLTGVSAEIVGQGFRPHTQNTQRYNYPCDDLPLLVFTDTVGLGDIQNNTKNIIKELTAELEQPSSGGRVLILTVKINDFATDSLREIAQGLRKKYPQIPCILVVTCLHELYPLELTEHPEDPLSNEEIKRVFQGIAQDFSNLYDRSVLIDFTLEEDGYNPVFYGLDTLRDTLAELLPEAEARAIHRLLDPESTSQIGNIYRDVARRYILAFSLMAATIAVVPIPFATMPVLTTLQVSLVGLIGKLYGQTLTPAQAGGIVSAIAGGFLAQAIGRELIKFIPGFGSVISASWAAAYTWALGEGVCVYFGDLMGGKKPDPKQIQLVMKEAFASAKEKFKQSGNIR